From Pseudarthrobacter equi, a single genomic window includes:
- a CDS encoding aminotransferase-like domain-containing protein, whose translation MSHETLDAAAASLPAEAIDAIERAATSAHRHEELFSERAANIRQSAVRDVFDISLRPGLVSLAGGSPYLQSLPLDRLAETAARIIAEEGLTALQYGAGQGTEELRTQICEVMAAEGIVDAMPQNVVITAGSQSAQDVATKLFCNPGDVVLVEDPTYVGALNTFEAYQVQVETVAMDQSGLVPELLEARIAALQLAGKSIKFLYTIPSFNNPSGITLAAERRQEIVDICRNANILIIEDNPYGLLRFDGEPLAPLRAANPDDVIYMGSFSKIFAPGLRIGWALVPEHLQRRYYLAAEAVTLCPPALNQMLVSAYLRDYDWKGQIATYRGMYAERCRAMLAALSKYMPEGASWTSPDGGFFVWVTLPEGVDTYPLLHKAIDAGVVFIPGAAFTPSDEPSNKLRLAFSAVPPDAIREGVRRLAPVLQEALAAR comes from the coding sequence GTGAGCCACGAGACACTCGACGCCGCAGCCGCGTCCCTTCCAGCCGAAGCCATTGACGCCATCGAGCGGGCGGCCACCTCGGCGCACCGCCATGAGGAACTGTTCTCCGAGCGTGCCGCGAACATCAGGCAGTCGGCCGTGCGTGACGTCTTCGACATCTCGTTGCGCCCCGGACTGGTGTCCCTGGCCGGCGGAAGTCCCTACCTGCAGTCGCTCCCCCTTGACCGCCTGGCGGAAACAGCGGCCCGGATCATCGCCGAGGAGGGGCTCACCGCTCTGCAGTACGGCGCTGGCCAGGGAACGGAAGAGCTCCGCACGCAGATCTGCGAGGTCATGGCGGCCGAAGGAATCGTGGATGCCATGCCGCAGAACGTGGTGATCACGGCCGGCTCCCAGTCAGCCCAGGACGTCGCCACCAAACTGTTCTGCAACCCCGGGGACGTCGTCCTGGTGGAGGACCCCACCTACGTCGGCGCCCTGAACACCTTCGAGGCGTACCAGGTGCAGGTGGAAACCGTGGCCATGGACCAGTCCGGCTTGGTCCCCGAGCTCCTCGAGGCGCGGATCGCCGCCCTCCAGTTAGCCGGAAAGAGCATCAAGTTCCTCTACACCATCCCCAGCTTCAACAACCCCTCGGGCATAACCCTTGCCGCCGAACGGCGCCAGGAAATAGTGGATATATGCCGCAATGCGAATATTCTGATCATTGAGGACAACCCGTACGGCCTGCTGCGGTTCGACGGCGAACCGCTGGCCCCGCTGCGCGCCGCCAACCCGGACGACGTCATCTACATGGGCTCTTTCTCGAAAATCTTCGCGCCCGGCCTGCGGATCGGCTGGGCACTGGTGCCGGAGCACCTGCAGCGGCGGTATTACCTTGCGGCGGAGGCCGTCACCCTCTGCCCGCCGGCCCTGAACCAGATGCTCGTCTCGGCTTACCTGCGTGACTACGACTGGAAGGGCCAGATCGCCACCTACCGCGGCATGTACGCCGAACGCTGCCGGGCCATGCTGGCGGCGCTGTCCAAGTACATGCCGGAGGGTGCCTCCTGGACCAGCCCGGACGGTGGCTTCTTCGTCTGGGTGACGCTCCCCGAGGGCGTGGACACCTACCCCCTCCTGCACAAGGCGATCGACGCCGGAGTGGTCTTCATTCCGGGAGCCGCCTTCACGCCGTCGGACGAGCCGTCCAACAAACTGCGCCTCGCATTCAGCGCCGTCCCGCCGGATGCCATCCGGGAAGGGGTGCGCCGCCTGGCGCCGGTACTGCAGGAAGCGCTGGCCGCGCGGTAG
- a CDS encoding NAD(P)H-dependent oxidoreductase → MTKSTILTLVGSLRAGSTNQQLAEAIQANAPEQVDVVIHESLGNIPFYNEDIDVEGQVPAAAAALRAAANEADTILLVTPEYNGTVPAPLKNAIDWLSRPFGAGALAGKPTAVVGTAFGQFGGVWAQDEARKAAGIAGAQVIEDAKLAVPGSMVRFAEIHPKDDAEVVEQIKGVFDALAAAAPAA, encoded by the coding sequence ATGACGAAGAGCACCATTCTTACCCTTGTTGGCAGCCTGCGCGCCGGGTCCACCAACCAGCAGCTGGCCGAGGCCATCCAGGCCAACGCCCCCGAGCAGGTTGACGTTGTCATCCACGAGAGCCTGGGCAACATCCCGTTCTACAACGAAGACATCGACGTCGAGGGCCAGGTTCCCGCCGCCGCCGCCGCTCTGCGCGCCGCCGCCAACGAAGCCGACACCATCCTGCTGGTCACCCCGGAGTACAACGGCACTGTCCCCGCTCCCCTGAAGAACGCCATCGACTGGCTGTCCCGCCCCTTCGGCGCCGGCGCCCTCGCCGGCAAGCCCACCGCCGTCGTCGGCACCGCCTTTGGCCAGTTCGGCGGGGTCTGGGCGCAGGACGAAGCCCGCAAGGCCGCCGGCATTGCCGGCGCTCAGGTCATTGAGGACGCCAAGCTCGCCGTCCCCGGCTCCATGGTGCGCTTCGCCGAGATCCACCCCAAGGACGACGCCGAGGTTGTAGAGCAGATCAAGGGCGTCTTCGACGCACTGGCCGCGGCCGCCCCGGCAGCCTAG
- a CDS encoding TetR/AcrR family transcriptional regulator, producing MTSIPLRPEPTPAAAERSDAARNRERLLLAARELIADCGTEGLTMDRLAERAGVGKGTVFRRFGSRAGLMLTLLNDSEADFQARFMFGPPPLGPGAPGLDRLIAFGAERIAYVVEFGDLVLAAENASRGRFEVPAAALWLRHIEVLLRDEGFDADPWLMAGSLSAALDPERLLDLVRRHGVPPERLVDSWRDLVTRVVRAR from the coding sequence GTGACCTCCATCCCACTGCGCCCCGAGCCGACTCCGGCAGCGGCCGAACGCAGCGATGCCGCAAGGAACCGGGAGCGCCTCCTGCTTGCCGCGAGGGAGCTGATTGCCGACTGCGGCACCGAGGGCCTCACCATGGACCGCCTCGCCGAGCGCGCCGGGGTGGGCAAGGGGACGGTATTCCGCCGCTTCGGCAGCCGGGCTGGGCTGATGCTGACACTGCTCAACGACTCCGAAGCAGATTTCCAGGCACGGTTCATGTTCGGGCCGCCACCGCTTGGCCCCGGGGCTCCGGGCCTGGACCGGCTCATCGCCTTCGGGGCTGAGCGCATTGCCTACGTGGTGGAGTTCGGCGACCTGGTCCTCGCCGCCGAGAATGCCTCGCGGGGGCGGTTTGAGGTGCCTGCCGCGGCGCTCTGGCTCCGGCATATCGAGGTGCTGCTGCGGGATGAAGGGTTCGACGCCGACCCCTGGCTCATGGCGGGGTCGCTCAGCGCAGCCCTGGACCCCGAGCGCCTGCTCGACCTGGTCCGCCGGCACGGCGTTCCGCCGGAGCGGCTGGTGGATTCCTGGAGGGATCTTGTCACACGCGTGGTGCGGGCCCGCTAG
- a CDS encoding GerMN domain-containing protein, with protein sequence MPREAAPRGQRSARVAVAAALALPLWLTACNGLPASPQGGTAASPAAAPGAAVPAPQPQASPPAGTAAITSGASTPSGGTSPQQPSGARPEGVAAPAPAVTGRPGSAATASGVPEPGTTPSAEPPPSAEPSPAAAPERMPAAQGTVTAYFVLLDDGGNNGVRFGCNDSLVGVDQARPAGKDPLPAAMNALLAAGSGASLPASDVPSGREIYNALAGSRLKFLSGSFDGTAVTVYLSGALSLGGVCDIPRLEAQLTQTALAAVGAVRAQVYLNGRPLAEVLRLEGTPGQ encoded by the coding sequence ATGCCAAGAGAAGCAGCACCCAGGGGGCAGCGGAGTGCACGGGTAGCGGTGGCTGCCGCCCTGGCGCTTCCCCTGTGGCTCACCGCATGCAACGGCCTCCCGGCCTCACCGCAGGGCGGTACCGCGGCGAGCCCGGCCGCGGCTCCGGGCGCCGCCGTGCCGGCCCCGCAGCCGCAAGCGTCCCCGCCGGCCGGAACGGCCGCCATCACCTCCGGCGCCAGCACTCCATCAGGTGGGACGTCCCCGCAGCAGCCGTCCGGGGCCCGGCCGGAAGGCGTTGCTGCGCCGGCGCCGGCGGTGACGGGCCGGCCCGGTTCCGCCGCCACGGCCAGCGGGGTGCCGGAGCCGGGCACAACACCCTCAGCTGAACCGCCACCCTCCGCGGAGCCCTCCCCCGCAGCCGCCCCGGAAAGGATGCCCGCAGCCCAGGGGACCGTCACTGCCTACTTCGTCCTGCTGGACGACGGCGGCAATAACGGAGTGCGGTTCGGCTGCAATGACAGCCTGGTTGGCGTGGACCAGGCACGGCCGGCGGGCAAGGATCCGTTGCCGGCCGCCATGAATGCCCTTTTGGCTGCAGGCAGTGGCGCCAGCCTCCCGGCATCGGATGTCCCGTCCGGGCGCGAAATCTACAACGCGCTGGCGGGATCGCGGCTCAAGTTCCTGTCCGGCAGCTTCGACGGCACCGCCGTGACCGTCTACCTTTCAGGGGCACTGAGCCTGGGCGGCGTGTGCGACATTCCGAGGCTGGAAGCCCAACTCACCCAGACAGCGCTGGCCGCCGTAGGTGCCGTCAGGGCGCAGGTCTACCTCAACGGGCGGCCCCTGGCGGAGGTGCTGCGGCTGGAAGGTACACCGGGCCAGTAA